From Triticum aestivum cultivar Chinese Spring chromosome 7B, IWGSC CS RefSeq v2.1, whole genome shotgun sequence:
GGAGGGTCGCCATGTATGGCTGTTACACCCTCATGATACTTCTATTATTCCTATAATTCGCTCTATTGATCAATAAAGTAAAGCATGTTTCTCAAAAAAAATGACATAAGCCTGGGACGGCTGGGAGAGCAAAAATGCTACGACGATGAACTAACTACATAAATTACTTACGAAATGAAGTCTCCTTAATCTCACTAATCTCTCCCCTGAATTTCAGGTGCGCCTTGTGCAGTCCAATCAAACAAGCCCACATCACCTCCTACGTAAATTTCCTAGTAGCAAATTTTAGGTAGGTCTAGCAAAGCTCCGGAGAGAGAGCCACGGGTGGCTTAGTACCGAGTTATGATTATGGGGCTAACGTGTCAAGTTCTTGTTGGATATTAGGGGAAGTGTGGTTCACTCCTGAAAATCAGTGGGAGAAGAGATTAACGAGAGATGATTCCAGCCTGTAATTTTTAAGTGTAGAATTATTGGACAATTGGCAATTTGGCATATAGTGCCAGGTGGTGAATGAGACACTCGATTACTTTATTTTTGGGTAGGCATCAACTTGACACTAAATAAATACACAACTGAGCCCCTGCTCAGCTCCGACCAGTATGTTATAAAAATCATAGCTGCAGCCAAAAAATATGAACCGAACTCATACAAGTAAATCAAGGTCCTCCTTGTAGCAGCGCTGGGCAGATCGATAGCAATGAGCGTTGTGGTGAGCAAGTCCTCGCCGGTGGTCTTGTACCCCGCCGAACCTCAGGCGCCGGCCGGCGACGTCCAACTCTCCTCTTTCGACCAACGCATCCCGCCTTTCGCGTGCACATTGCTCCTCATGTTCGACCATCCGATCGACAATCCCATCGAGACCATCAAGCGGGCGCTGTCGCGAGCGCTCGTCCCCTACCGCCCTGTGTgcggccgcctcgccggagccgatcACAGCATCGTGTGCACCGACGAGGGCGTGCCGTTCGTGGGGGCGTCCGCCAGCTGCGCCCTGGATCTGGAAAAGGTCACTCCTGCGCTGCTCGCGGATCTCGCCGTCGCCTACGCTGGTCCTTTTTGCCGGCGCGCCGACCCGCTGCTGCAGATGCAGGTCACGGAGTTCTCCTGCGGCGGCTTCGTCGTCGGGGTCACGTCGAACCATGTCCTGGCCGACGGCATCGGGATTGGGCAGTTCCTGCAGGCCGTCGGCGAGCTCGCCCGCGGGATGCCGCAGCCGTCCGTCATCCCGGTCAGGTCGGCCGCCGCGATCCGGGATCTCCCTCCGCCCACGGCCACGGCGGAGGAGAGGCGCTCCTTGATGAAGCCCAAGGAGAAGGAGGGCCAGGGCGCCTTTCTCGACATTATCGTCCCGTCGAGCCTCATCGGCCGCGTCAAGGCCAAGTGCGCCTGCACGCTGTTCGAAGCCGTCACGGCGGTGCTGTGGCGGTGCCGGACACGCGCGGCCATCCAAGACCCGGAGGCCCCCGCGCCGCTCGTCTTCCCAAACAACGCGCGCGAGCTCTTCGGAGCGCACGACGGCTACTACGGCAACTGCACCATCATGAAGTCGGTGCGAGCGACGCGCGCCCAGGTGGCCGACGGCGACATCAGGGACGTGGTGCGGCACATCAGGCGCGGCAAGGAGACTCTGCTCCAGGCCGAggccgagggcggcggcgcggagacCGGGGGAGACTTGTACAACAGGCTGGCCGTGTCGAGCTGGCGGCGCATCGGGTTCGACGCGGCCGACTTCGGCGGCGGGACGCCGGCGCGGGTGATGTGGCACGAGGATCGGATGGTGGTGCCGGAGTGCATCGTGTGCCCGCCGTGGAAGGGCAAGGACGGGGTCAACGTGCAGTCGCTCTGCGTCAGGCCGGAGCACGCCGCCGCCTTCCTGGCCGAGCTCGCCGCAATGTGATGTGATCCCCTGCTCGTTCTTCACCCCGCCCCGCTCCCGACCACAGCTGCCCAAACGTAGAATCCAGCCAAAGTATGTGAAGGTCTCTTTGAGATGGAAACAAGTACTAGTAGTAgtatgaatttcagatgaaaacaGACCTCTCTTTGCAATGTATCCGAATAAAATAGCAAATTCGTTTAGTTCCTGTACATTATGGAAGAAGCATCACTTTTTTATCAACAAAAAGTGAGTACTATGCCAAAAAAAGTACTATGTCATTGGATGCACATTTCAATGAACTTTCTGATGTTGTACTTTTTACCACATATAAACCATGTTTTGTAGATCAAAATTATATAAGTTAAATATTAACATGAAAAATAAAATGGCTTTGtatataaaaatagagggagtagaaCAAACGATGATTAGTTTGATAGATACGGAAAGCAACACTACACTCATGGAGATTCTTGAAGAGGAGTGGTTGCCCCTCTGTCCTATGGGTGTGCGGTTTCGCAAATAAATTAACTGTTACTCTCTTCATTTCATAATGTAGTTTGTCCTTGCTTTTTGAGATTTTAAGTTTATC
This genomic window contains:
- the LOC123159466 gene encoding acyl transferase 15, which encodes MSVVVSKSSPVVLYPAEPQAPAGDVQLSSFDQRIPPFACTLLLMFDHPIDNPIETIKRALSRALVPYRPVCGRLAGADHSIVCTDEGVPFVGASASCALDLEKVTPALLADLAVAYAGPFCRRADPLLQMQVTEFSCGGFVVGVTSNHVLADGIGIGQFLQAVGELARGMPQPSVIPVRSAAAIRDLPPPTATAEERRSLMKPKEKEGQGAFLDIIVPSSLIGRVKAKCACTLFEAVTAVLWRCRTRAAIQDPEAPAPLVFPNNARELFGAHDGYYGNCTIMKSVRATRAQVADGDIRDVVRHIRRGKETLLQAEAEGGGAETGGDLYNRLAVSSWRRIGFDAADFGGGTPARVMWHEDRMVVPECIVCPPWKGKDGVNVQSLCVRPEHAAAFLAELAAM